A single genomic interval of Labrus bergylta chromosome 18, fLabBer1.1, whole genome shotgun sequence harbors:
- the LOC110004272 gene encoding ubiquitin-conjugating enzyme E2 D2 isoform X2, protein MALKRIHKELNDFSRDPPAQCSAGPVGDDMFHWQATIMGPNDSPYQGGVFFLTIHFPTDYPFKPPKVAFTTRIYHPNINSNGSICLDILRSQWSPALTISKVLLSICSLLCDPNPDDPLVPEIARMYKTDNLKYCKTAKEWTSKYAM, encoded by the exons ATGGCTCTGAAAAGGATCCACAAG GAGCTCAACGATTTTTCTCGTGACCCTCCTGCACAGTGCTCAGCCGGCCCAGTGGGTGATGACA tgtttcacTGGCAAGCCACAATCATGGGACCT AATGACAGTCCATATCAGGGAGGCGTTTTCTTCTTGACAATTCATTTTCCAACAGACTACCCCTTCAAACCCCCCAAG gttGCATTTACAACAAGAATTTACCACCCAAACATAAACAGTAACGGCAGTATCTGCCTGGATATTCTCAGATCACAGTGGTCTCCTGCACTTactatttcaaaag TACTTCTCTCCATTTGCTCACTCCTATGTGACCCAAACCCTGACGACCCATTAGTGCCAGAGATCGCACGAATGTACAAAACAGATAACTTGAA ATACTGCAAAACAGCAAAAGAATGGACAAGCAAATACGCCATGTGA
- the zmp:0000000662 gene encoding RING finger protein 145, whose product MPRLEELANVALRVPSILVLDLLYKCDIEGLTEHLKAKNEDLLFKYKYVIWNMYYLGHLVNVVVLVLPLRHIVTLYLHILAALLLYMGHQISKDYVREELQYGYEGAVYLDSLAFNRFVSAMTSQIILSTLCAFLMKTRKVWLFSAHMLPLLARLCAAPHAMLLTVNTFSMGLTGAGITVFLLSHLFLPYRLARAAYSELLQLEVIELYRLLAVGISLWNQFAVPVLFSVFWFVLFVVQLCTDAMSANASATASHQGILFFLLTSVSECCATPYSLLGLTFVVSYLALGLLNLCKFYLGGYAAVQNENVMHRGVTEGVTLLLLALQTGLLDMQALQRTFLLSIILFIVVTSTLQSMIEITDPVILALGASRNRSLWKHFRGLSMCLLLLVFPVFMAYKISQFFHMDFWLLILVSSCMLTSLQVTGTMLIYSLFMVELFRSDPIESLDEVIYWVNAVSRVLEFMVALCVVAYGTWESLFGEWSWMGASVIIIHSYFNVWLRAQSGWRSFLLRQEAAKKINSLPRATERELQRHNDVCAICFQEMSSAVITYCGHFFHGNCLRKWLYVQETCPMCHQTVRPNPSAPSPASGDAPAAPTQRETEPDPAAQEGGQNQEDCTDTRSEDVTPDPEEEEEEEEEGKEEQESVEDGDCDTEGKDKEEEPHRDAVQGLRFSSSGDFVGFVGPASGCAPEGVNSSDVLLGKTSPPYIHERGEETPLTPNAVNESTAEPQPGSNAAKLEVTSCPRTPQNGGGTEDCDEAPESWSSFKLNKAESDPVASHISQTSLESPHEHSELLGCADDPKNHKIGSSERLKLSPLNPTERPPTPAQTQNTEMDCSASVP is encoded by the exons ATGCCCCGCCTGGAGGAGCTGgccaacgtggccctcagggtGCCCAGCATCCTGGTTCTGGACCTGCTCTACAAGTGTGACATCGAAGGTTTGACTGAGCACCTCAAGGCCAAGAACGAAGACCTGCTCTTCAAATACAAATATGTCATCTGGAACATGTACTACCTTG GTCATCTGGTAAACGTGGTGGTGTTGGTTCTGCCGTTGAGACACATCGTGACGCTCTACCTCCACATCCTCGCCGCCCTCCTCCTCTACATGGGGCATCAGATTTCCAA GGATTATGTCCGTGAGGAGCTGCAGTACGGTTATGAAGGAGCCGTTTACCTCGATTCTCTGGCCTTCAACAGATTTGTGTCTGCAATGACGA GTCAGATTATCCTCAGCACGCTGTGTGCCTTCCTCATGAAGACCAGGAAGGTGTGGCTGTTCTCCGCTCACATGCTCCCCCTTCTGGCCAGGCTCTGCGCTGCTCCTCACGCCATGCTCTTAACTGTCAACACTTTCTCCATGGGGCTGACCGGAGCGGGGATCACCGTGTTCCTCCTCTCACATCTCTTCCTGCCGTACCGACTCGCAAGGGCTGCTTACTccgagctgctgcagctggag GTGATCGAGCTGTACAGACTTCTGGCTGTGGGGATCTCTCTGTGGAACCAGTTTGCCGTCCCAGTGCTCTTCAGTGTCTTCTGGTTCGTTCTGTTCGTCGTCCAGCTGTGCACGGACGCCATGTCTGCCAACGCCTCGGCCACTGCCAGCCATCAGGGAATCCTGTTCTTCCTGCTCACAAG TGTCTCTGAATGTTGCGCCACGCCGTACTCTCTCCTGGGCCTGACCTTCGTGGTGTCCTATCTCGCCCTCGGACTGCTCAACCTATGCAAGTTCTACCTGGGAGGTTATGCAGCCGTGCAGAATGAGAATGTCATGCACAG AGGTGTCACTGAAGGCgtcacgctgctgctgctcgctctGCAGACGGGTCTGTTGGACATGCAGGCTCTGCAGCGCACCTTCCTCCTCAGCATCATCCTCTTCATCGTGGTCACGTCGACCCTGCAGTCCATGATCGAAATCACAGACCCGGTTATTCTGGCTCTCGGTGCATCACGGAACAG GAGTCTGTGGAAACATTTCCGCGGCCTCAGCATGTGTCTCCTTCTGCTGGTTTTCCCTGTGTTTATGGCGTATAAAATCTCCCAGTTCTTCCACATGGACTTCTGGCTCCTCATCCTCGTCTCCAGCTGCATGCTGACGTCCCTTCAG GTCACAGGCACCATGCTGATCTACTCCCTCTTCATGGTGGAGCTGTTCCGCAGCGACCCGATCGAGAGCCTGGACGAGGTCATCTACTGGGTGAACGCCGTCAGCCGGGTGCTGGAGTTCATGGTGGCGCTCTGCGTGGTGGCATACGGCACCTGGGAGTCTCTGTTCGGGGAGTGGAGCTGGATGGGCGCCTCCGTCATCATCATCCACTCTTATTTCAACGTGTGGCTCCGAGCTCAGTCTGGCTGGAGGAGCTTCCTGCTCAGGCAGGAAGCGGCCAAGAAGATCAACTCGCTCCCCAGAGCCACGGAGCGGGAGCTGCAGCGACACAACGACGTCTGCGCCATCTGCTTCCAG GAGATGAGCTCGGCTGTGATCACATACTGCGGACATTTCTTCCACGGTAACTGCCTCCGCAAGTGGCTGTACGTGCAGGAGACCTGCCCCATGTGCCACCAGACGGTCCGACCCAACCCGTCCGCTCCGAGCCCGGCTTCAGGCGACGCTCCCGCTGCACCAACTCAGAGAGAGACTGAGCCAGATCCGGCTGCGCAGGAGGGAGGGCAGAACCAGGAGGACTGCACAGATACACGGAGTGAAGATGTAACTCCTGATcccgaagaggaggaggaggaggaggaggaggggaaagaggAGCAGGAAAGCGTTGAGGATGGAGATTGTGACACAGAAGgtaaagacaaagaagaagaacctcacagagacGCTGTTCAGGGTCTGCGTTTCAGCTCCAGTGGAGACTTTGTTGGATTTGTCGGCCCGGCTTCAGGCTGCGCTCCAGAGGGAGTCAACAGCTCTGATGTCTTGTTAGGTAAAACTTCCCCTCCTTACATACATGAGCGCGGCGAGGAGACGCCACTGACTCCTAATGCTGTGAATGAGAGCACAGCCGAGCCTCAACCTGGCTCTAACGCGGCTAAATTGgaggtcacttcctgtcctaGAACGCCACAAAACGGCGGAGGTACTGAAGACTGTGATGAGGCTCCTGAGTCATGGAGCAGCTTCAAATTAAACAAAGCTGAATCAGATCCTGTGGCGTCTCATATAAGCCAAACGTCTCTTGAATCACCTCATGAACACTCAGAACTCTTAGGCTGTGCCGACGATCCAAAAAATCATAAAATTGGCAGCTCGGAGAGGCTGAAACTTTCCCCCCTCAACCCCACCGAGCGTCCTCCTactcctgcacaaacacagaacacagagatGGACTGCTCTGCATCAGTGCCTTGA
- the manba gene encoding beta-mannosidase, with protein MSLRGDVCVLVSCVLLSLFSDVLLLTEQKLTGSLNGKWSLSNSNGSLWLPAQVPGCVHTALQQQGFIQDPYFRFNDLSYRWIALDNWTYTTTFTVSTQLRSKQKVLLVFDGVDTVASILLNGVVVGETDNMFRRYDFSVGELLNDGDNVLKVDLLSPVVYASERRKAHSAYRVPPECPPDVQKGECHVNFIRKEQSSFSWDWGPSFPTMGLWRDVRLEAFNVLQLLQVSSVPLYNSGLSSWRIQMELHVDSVQTTNGRITLSIPELDSEETFDAQFGPGKTKNSFTLHINTSADVKLWWPNGHGDQPFYCLSIRGSQDGILVLSTESKVYFRTVELVQEPIVGSPGLSFYFRINGKPIFLKGSNWIPAHSFQDRVAPAVLRNLLQSAADANMNALRVWGGGVYEQDLFYSLCDELGIMVWQDFMFACAMYPTADDFIQTVREEVIQQVRRLKSHPSIVIWSGNNENEAALATDWFNIPVTQKPVYLKDYVTLYVDNIRAIVQQEDQSRPFLVSSPTNGAESEQEGWVAGNPYDPHYGDTHFYSYVLDCWDWRTFPQTRFASEYGFQSWPSFSTLQPVSVKEDWSYSSNFSSHRQHHEDGNRQMLLQAALHFNLPNSTDPLRRFSDTLYITQVMQAECVKTQTEFYRRSRSEIVEGKGHTMGALYWQLNDIWQAPSWSSIEFGGKWKMLHYFAQDFFAAVLPVGFEDADTLLIHAVSDLSDDLQLRAAVTVYSWADPDLACTLKSDLLPVPGGSAVVILKQPVSALLAGCGRCTRLTCLLTFHLEDGGGEQHGPTNHHFLCSPKDAEGLQRPNITAKVEEDETGGSYSVTLHSDSVAPFVWLDVGNVPGRFTSNGFLMVTRSTTVGFNAWRPTSVAELSRSLSVTSLRDVY; from the exons ATGAGTCTGCGTGGAGACgtttgtgttcttgtgtcttgtgttttgttgagCTTGTTTTCGGATGTTTTGTTGTTAACGGAGCAGAAACTAACCGGGAGTCTGAACGGTAAATGGAGTCTTTCAAACTCCAATGGTTCACTGTGGCTGCCTGCTCAGGTACCCGgatgtgttcacacagcgcTACAACAACAGGGATTCATCCAG GACCCGTATTTCAGGTTCAACGATCTGTCATATCGATGGATCGCCCTCGACAACTGGACATACACGACGACATTTACCGTCTCCACTCAGCTGAG GTCCAAACAGAAGGTGCTGCTCGTCTTTGACGGTGTCGACACTGTAGCGTCGATTCTTCTCAATGGAGTCGTTGTGGGGGAAACAGACAACATGTTTCGCAGATAT GATTTCTCAGTGGGAGAGCTGCTGAACGACGGGGATAACGTGCTGAAGGTCGACCTGCTGTCTCCGGTTGTTTACGCGTCTGAGCGGAGAAAAGCGCACTCTGCGTACAGAGTTCCTCCTGAGTGTCCTCCAGACGTCCAGAAGGGGGAGTGTCACGTCAATTTCATCCGAAAA gagCAGAGCTCGTTCAGTTGGGACTGGGGGCCTTCATTCCCCACGATGGGACTCTGGAGGGACGTCAGACTGGAGGCCTTCAAtgtcctgcagctcctccaggttTCATCTGTCCCTCTATACA ACTCCGGCCTCTCCTCGTGGAGGATCCAGATGGAGCTTCACGTTGATTCAGTTCAGACGACAAACGGACGCATCACGCTCTCCATCCCTGAGCTGGACTCAGAGGAGACCTTCGACGCACAGTTTGGACCGGGAAAGACCAAGAACAGCTTCACCTTACACATCAACACG aGCGCCGATGTGAAGCTGTGGTGGCCGAACGGACACGGTGACCAGCCTTTTTACTGTCTCAGCATCAGAGGCTCACAGGACGGGATTTTGGTCCTGAGTACAGAATCTAAG GTGTATTTCCGAACAGTAGAGCTCGTCCAGGAGCCGATCGTCGGGTCCCCGGGCTTGAGTTTTTATTTCCGGATCAATGGGAAACCGATTTTCCTCAAAGGCTCCAACTGGATCCCGGCCCACTCCTTCCAGGACCGCGTCGCCCCCGCTGT CTTGAGGAACTTGTTGCAGTCAGCGGCAGATGCTAACATGAACGCTCTCAGAGTGTGGGGAGGAGGCGTGTATGAACAGGATCTCTTCTACAGCCTCTGTGATGAGCTGGGCATCATG gtttggCAGGACTTCATGTTCGCCTGCGCCATGTATCCCACCGCGGATGACTTCATCCAGACTGTGAGAGAGGAGGTCATCCAGCAG GTCCGGCGTCTGAAGTCTCACCCGTCCATCGTGATCTGGAGCGGGAACAATGAAAACGAAGCGGCTCTGGCGACAGACTGGTTCAACATCCCCGTTACCCAGAAGCCCGTGTACCTGAAGGACTATGTGACGCTGTACGTGGACAACATCAGGGCAATAGTTCAACAG GAGGACCAGAGTCGTCCGTTCCTCGTCTCCAGTCCGACAAACGGCGCCGAATCGGAGCAGGAGGGATGGGTGGCAGGAAACCCGTACGACCCTCACTACGGGGACACACACTTCTACAGCTACGTGCTGGACTGCTGGGACTGGAGGACGTTCCCTCAGACTCGATTCGCCTCCGAGTACGGCTTCCAGTCATGGCCGTCCTTCTCCACCCTGCAGCCC GTGTCTGTGAAAGAAGACTGGAGCTACAGCAGTAACTTCTCCTCCCATCGTCAGCACCACGAGGACGGGAACCGGCAGATGTTGCTGCAGGCCGCTTTACACTTCAACCTGCCGAACTCCACAGATCCTCTGAGAAGATTCTCAGATACTCTTTACATCACTCAG GTCATGCAGGCCGAGTGTGTGAAGACTCAGACCGAGTTTTATCGGAGAAGTCGGAGCGAGATCGTCGAGGGAAAAGGTCACACGATGGGCGCCCTCTACTGGCAGCTCAATGACATCTGGCAGGCGCCTTCCTGGTCGTCTATCG agtttGGAGGGAAGTGGAAAATGCTGCATTACTTTGCTCAGGATTTCTTCGCCGCCGTCCTGCCAGTCGGGTTCGAGGACGCCGACACGCTGCTCATCCACGCCGTCTCGGACCTGAGCGACGACCTGCAGCTCCGGGCGGCG GTGACCGTGTACTCGTGGGCCGATCCGGATCTGGCGTGCACCCTGAAGTCTGACCTGCTCCCGGTTCCCGGAGGCAGCGCTGTGGTTATTCTTAAGCAGCCTGTCTCCGCCCTGCTGGCAGGATGTGGACGCTGCACCCGCCTCACTTGCCTGCTCACATTTCACTTGGAGGATGGCGGCGGCGAGCAGCACGGCCCCACAAACCACCACTTCCTGTGCTCGCCCAAAGACGCCGAGGGACTCCAGAGACCGAACATCACG GCGAAGGTCGAGGAGGACGAGACGGGAGGAAGTTACTCGGTGACTCTTCACTCGGACTCTGTGGCTCCTTTCGTCTGGCTCGACGTGGGAAACGTCCCCGGGCGCTTCACCTCCAACGGCTTCCTGATGGTCACCAGGAGCACGACGGTCGGCTTCAACGCGTGGCGTCCCACCAGCGTCGCCGAGCTCTCCCGATCCCTCAGCGTCACGTCTTTAAGGGACGTTTACTGA
- the LOC110004272 gene encoding ubiquitin-conjugating enzyme E2 D2 isoform X1: MALKRIHKELNDFSRDPPAQCSAGPVGDDMFHWQATIMGPNDSPYQGGVFFLTIHFPTDYPFKPPKVAFTTRIYHPNINSNGSICLDILRSQWSPALTISKVLLSICSLLCDPNPDDPLVPEIARMYKTDNLKYNKLAQEWTTKYAML; encoded by the exons ATGGCTCTGAAAAGGATCCACAAG GAGCTCAACGATTTTTCTCGTGACCCTCCTGCACAGTGCTCAGCCGGCCCAGTGGGTGATGACA tgtttcacTGGCAAGCCACAATCATGGGACCT AATGACAGTCCATATCAGGGAGGCGTTTTCTTCTTGACAATTCATTTTCCAACAGACTACCCCTTCAAACCCCCCAAG gttGCATTTACAACAAGAATTTACCACCCAAACATAAACAGTAACGGCAGTATCTGCCTGGATATTCTCAGATCACAGTGGTCTCCTGCACTTactatttcaaaag TACTTCTCTCCATTTGCTCACTCCTATGTGACCCAAACCCTGACGACCCATTAGTGCCAGAGATCGCACGAATGTACAAAACAGATAACTTGAA GTACAACAAACTAGCTCAGGAGTGGACTACAAAGTATGCCATGCTTTAG